The window TCAGGGGAGAAGAAGTTGATCAGTTTCCCGATGCGCTTTATCTCTGCAAAGGCCTTGTCCATGGCATTCCCGGCCTTTTTCTCAGAGTCGGATACCACGGTTATTGTAACTATGGTATCCAGAAGGAACTCTGATTTCCTGTATGTCTCATCCTTCCTCCAATTACAGGAGAAAGTGGAAAGTATAAGTGCCAGATTAAGGGCCAGAAATAATAAACGTTTCATCTTTTCACTCCTTTCCGGGTTTTCAGATTACCTTAAGCCGTAACCCCCCGGCTCTGAAATTCTGTCACTCCTTCCAGTACCTTTTTTAAGAAAAATCCGGTATAGGACCCTTCGTTGCGGCATACATCCTCAGGAGTGCCGGCGGCTACGAGATAGCCCCCGTCCTCTCCTCCTTCAGGCCCGAGGTCTATTATATAATCAGCGCATTTTATAACATCGAGGTTATGTTCAATGACAACAACGGTATTTCCCTTTTCCACCAGGCTGTTCAGTACATTAAGGAGACGCTCTATATCAACAAAGTGCAGGCCTGTGGTTGGCTCGTCAAGTATGTAAAGGGTGTCGCCCCGGGACCTTTTGCTGAGCTCTTTTGCAAGTCTCACCCTCTGAGCCTCTCCCCCGGAGAGTGTGGTTGCGGGTTGTCCAAGTTTGATATATCCGAGTCCGACATCCACCAGAACCTGCAGTTTTTCTCTCAGCAGAGGTATTTTGGAGAAGAAGTCATATGCCTCGGTAATGGTCATTTCGAGGACTTCGGATATGCTCTTGTCCTTAAACCTGATTGCCAGGGTTTCACGGTTATACCTCATTCCCTTGCACTCGTCGCAAGGGACATAAACATCAGGCAGAAAATGCATCTCCACCTTTTTGTACCCCTCGCCCTTACAGTTCTCACATCTTCCGCCCTGTACATTAAAACTGAACCTTGAGGGAGAGTAACCCCGTACCCGTGCATCCTGAACCCTTGAAAAAAGATCCCGGATATGAGTGAAGATACCCGTATATGTTGCGGGATTAGACCTGGGAGTACGGCCCAGGGGTTTTTGATCAACGCATATGACCCTTGAGAGTTTCTCTGTACCCTTTATTGACCTGAATCTGCCGGGGTTGACCCTGCTGCCGTAAAGTTCCTTTAAAAGGGCCTTGTAAAGTATATCGAGGACAAGCGTGCTCTTGCCTGAGCCTGACACCCCGGTACAACAGACAAAGACACCGAGGGGAATCTTTATGTTAAGACCTTTCAGGTTGTGTTCCGTAATGCCTGTAATCTTTATGCATTCCTTTGGTCTCCTCCTCTGAGAAGGTAAAGGTATGGTTTTTCTGCCGGAAAGATACTGTCCTGTGGGTGAAGATTCCATCTCCTGGATCTCCTGAGGTGTGCCTTCCGCCACTATCCATCCGCCTGATCTCCCGCCGCCGGGGCCAAGGTCTACCACATAATCGGCCCACATGATTGTATCTGCATCATGTTCCACGATTATAACCGTGTTTTCAGCATCCCTGATCCCGGAAAGGGTCTCGAGGAGCTTCCTGCAATCCCTTGGGTGGAGTCCGATGCTTGGCTCGTCAAGTACATAGAGTACTCCGGTAAGAGATGAGCCGAGTTGGGTGGACAGCCTGATCCTTTGTGCCTCACCGCCTGAGAGTGTTGCAGCAGGTCTGTCCAGGGTAAGATAATCAAGCCCCACCCAACGGAGAAAATGCAGCCTGTCCCTGGCCTCTTTTATTATACGTCCTGCAATTATCCCCTCCCTTTCAGAGAGGGAGAGATTATCTATAAATTCAAGAGCCTTCTTTACAGGAAGCCTGGAGAATTCTCCAATATTAATGCCCTGGAGTTTAATGCCGAGTGCCTCCTTCTTTAACCTTAATCCGCCACATTCCTTGCAGGGTATCAGTTCGTCAGACTCTGATGTCTCCTCAATGAGGTTTTCATATCCGAGGCCGTGACATAGTGGACAGGCCCCGAGGGTGCTGTTGAATGAGAAGAACATGGGGGTAATTTCCGGATAGCTTAACCCGCACTTTATACATGCAAGGGTCCTGCTGAAGAGGATGTCCTCGTTCCGGTCTATGAGGTTGATAATCACCGTGTCTGAAAAATTCAGGGCGCTTTCAATGGCGGATTTCAGTTGTCGTTCAATTCCCGGCTTAACTATTAATCTGTCAACAACCATCTCTATTGTGTGCCGTTTATGTTTCTTTAATGCTATATCTCCTGTCAGATCAATCATCTCACCGTCAATTCTTGCCCGTACAAAACCCTCCCGCCTCATCTGCTGAAGCTCCTTCCTGTATTCACCCTTACGCTCTCTCACTATTGGTGAAAGGATTTGAAGCCTGGTTCCTGACGGCATCTGCAGAACTGAAAGGAGTATGTTTTCTGCGTCCTGAACCGTGATGGGACTGCCGCAGTTGTAGCAGTATGGTTTTCCGATCCTTGTATACAGCACCCGCATATAATCGTATATTTCAGTTATTGTTCCGAGGGTGGACCTTGGAGACCTTGAGACGGTTTTCTGCTCAATCGCCACAGAGGGAGAGAGTCCTTCAATGTAATCAACGTCAGGCTTTTGCAGTTCGCCGATAAACTGCCTGGCATAGGATGAAAGGCTCTGGACATAACGGCGCTGGCCTTCGGCATAGATTGTATCTATGGCAAGGGAAGATTTTCCTGAGCCCGAGGGGCCTGTTATAACAATTATCCTGTTTCTCGGTATTTTCAGGTCTATGTTCTTTAGATTATGCTCTCTTGCACCCTTTATAACAATAAAATCTTGCATACGTGACATGGTGATGGACAT of the Nitrospirota bacterium genome contains:
- the uvrA gene encoding excinuclease ABC subunit UvrA, with protein sequence MSRMQDFIVIKGAREHNLKNIDLKIPRNRIIVITGPSGSGKSSLAIDTIYAEGQRRYVQSLSSYARQFIGELQKPDVDYIEGLSPSVAIEQKTVSRSPRSTLGTITEIYDYMRVLYTRIGKPYCYNCGSPITVQDAENILLSVLQMPSGTRLQILSPIVRERKGEYRKELQQMRREGFVRARIDGEMIDLTGDIALKKHKRHTIEMVVDRLIVKPGIERQLKSAIESALNFSDTVIINLIDRNEDILFSRTLACIKCGLSYPEITPMFFSFNSTLGACPLCHGLGYENLIEETSESDELIPCKECGGLRLKKEALGIKLQGINIGEFSRLPVKKALEFIDNLSLSEREGIIAGRIIKEARDRLHFLRWVGLDYLTLDRPAATLSGGEAQRIRLSTQLGSSLTGVLYVLDEPSIGLHPRDCRKLLETLSGIRDAENTVIIVEHDADTIMWADYVVDLGPGGGRSGGWIVAEGTPQEIQEMESSPTGQYLSGRKTIPLPSQRRRPKECIKITGITEHNLKGLNIKIPLGVFVCCTGVSGSGKSTLVLDILYKALLKELYGSRVNPGRFRSIKGTEKLSRVICVDQKPLGRTPRSNPATYTGIFTHIRDLFSRVQDARVRGYSPSRFSFNVQGGRCENCKGEGYKKVEMHFLPDVYVPCDECKGMRYNRETLAIRFKDKSISEVLEMTITEAYDFFSKIPLLREKLQVLVDVGLGYIKLGQPATTLSGGEAQRVRLAKELSKRSRGDTLYILDEPTTGLHFVDIERLLNVLNSLVEKGNTVVVIEHNLDVIKCADYIIDLGPEGGEDGGYLVAAGTPEDVCRNEGSYTGFFLKKVLEGVTEFQSRGVTA